The following DNA comes from Sporomusaceae bacterium.
CGGCAGCCTGTCGGCGGTGGAGCTGCTGACGGCTCTTTATTTCAAGGTTATGCGCCATCGGCCGACGGAGCCGAAGTGGCCGGAGCGGGACCGGTTTATTTTGTCGAAGGGCCACGCCTGCCCGCTGCTGTATTCGGTGATGGCGCGTAGCGGGTACCTGCCGGCGGAGGAACTGACGACGCTGCGGAAGTTCGGCAGCTGCCTGCAGGGCCACCCGAGCTGCCTGGCGCTGCCGGCCCTGGAGGTGTCGAGCGGGTCGCTGGGGCAGGGGCTGTCGATCGCCAACGGCCTGGCGCTGACGGCGAAGATGAACGGTCAGGGCTTCAGGGTATACTGCCTGATGGGCGACGGCGAGCTGCAGGAGGGCCAGGTGTGGGAGGCGGTGATGTCGTCTGCCCACTATAAGCTGGACAACGTGTGCGCGCTGGTGGATTATAACGGCCTGCAGATCGACGGCGACGTGGAGAATGTGATGGGGCTGGCGCCGCTGGCCGAGAAGTGGCGGGCGTTCAACTGGCACGCGGTCGAGATCGACGGCCATGACTATGAGCAGGTGCTGGCGGCCTACGACGAGGCGGCGCGGACGAAGGGCAGGCCGACGGTCATCATTGCCAGGACGGTGAAGGGCAAGGGCGTTTCTTTCATGGAGAACGCCGCCGGCTGGCACGGCAAGGCGCCGAACGCCGACGAGCTGGCGCGGGCGCTGGACGACATCTACGGGAAGGGGCTGGGGCAATGAGCGACAAGATGCTGCCGACGAGGGACGGCTACGGCCACGGGCTGTTGGCGCTGGGGGCGGCCAACCCGGATGTGGTGGTGCTGGACGCCGATCTGGCGAAGTCGACCCGCTCGGACTGGTTCGCCGCCAAGTTCCCGCAACGGTTTTTCGATATGGGCATCGCCGAGCAGGATATGGTCGGCACGGCGGCCGGTATGGCGCTGGGCGGCAAGATACCGTTCGCGACGACGTACGGCGTTTTTCTGGCCGGGCGCGCGTGGGACCAGATCAGGACGACGGTGTGTTACGCCAATCTCAACGTGAAGATCGCCGGCAACCACGGCGGCATTTCGGTAGGGGCGGACGGGGCGACCCACCAGGCGCTGGAGGATATCGCCCTGATGCGGGTGCTGCCGAATATGAAGGTGATCGTGCCGTGCGACGCGGTGGAGGCGAAGAAGGCGACGATGGCCGCGGCGGCTGTGCTGGGGCCGTGTTTCCTGCGCTTTGCCCGCGAGGCGACGCCGGTTTTCACGGCCGAGGACGACGGGTTCGAGATCGGCAAGGCGGTGACGCTGCGCGATGGGACGGATGCGACGATCATTGCCTGCGGGCCGATCGTGTACGAGGCGCTGCTGGCCCGCGAGGCGCTGCAGGCGAAGGGCGTGAGCGTGCGGGTGATCAATATGCACACCGTCAAGCCGCTGGACGAGGATGCCGTGCTGAAGGCCGCCGCCGAGACGGGGGCGATCGTGACCGCCGAGGAGCATCAGATTTACGGCGGCCTGGGCGGCGCGGTGGCCGAGACGCTGGTCCGCCACAGGCCTGTGCCTGTCGCTATGGTGGGTGTCGCCGACACATTCGGCGAGTCGGGCACGCCGGAGGAGCTGGCGGTCCGCTACGGGCTGACGGCCAAGGATATCGTGGCCGCGGTGACCGAGGTGCTGGCGCGCAAGCGGGGCTAGGCAGGAAACAAGTTTATAAATATGAAGAGCCAGGTGCTGTACCTGGCTCTTGCTGTTTGGCTTTGACCGGTTCTGTCAGTGGCAGCCGCCGCAGCAGCCGCCGCAGGGGCCCTGCTGACCGGGCAGGGCGCAGGCCGGGGCGGCGCCTTTCGCCATCTGGGCCGGCGATGTGACGGACAGCTGTTTTTTCAGGGCGTTTTCTCCGCAGGCGGGGCAGGGTGCGCCGGCGTCCTGTGCGCCCATTTTCTGCAGCAGCTCGACTTTCTTGCCGCATTTTGTACAGGAATATTCGTAGATGGGCATGGGTTTTCTCTCCTATCTTGGTGGGGTGGTATGGGTATCGTCAGCTATAAAGATTCAATGCCGGGCATGATTATTCCTTTTGGCGGCGAGCGGGCGGATTTCCGGCCGTTTTTTGATTTGTCCGATTGACAGCGAAAACAACCTGGCGGTAAAATTTAAATGGAAACATTTTTCATATCGTGGAAATTGTCGTGGCTGAGGAAAGAGGGGAGAAGATGAAGGAGATAAGATGGCACGGCCGCGGCGGGCAGGGCGGCTTTACGGCCGCGCGACTGCTGGGGATGGCCGCATCGCTGGCCGAGGATTATTTCGTCCAGGCCTTCCCGTCGTTCGGGCCCGAGCGGCGGGGTGCGCCGGTGCTGGCGTTCACCCGCATCGATACAAAACCGATCCACGACCACAGCAAGGTGTACGGGTGCGATTACGTGGTGGTGCTGGACGAGAGCCTGCTGGAGGTCGTCGATGTGTTCGAGGGCCTGAAGCCGGGGGGCGAGGTGCTGATAAATTCCGCC
Coding sequences within:
- a CDS encoding transketolase codes for the protein MKTYCIDSLAAVGREVRADIVRMTAAAGSGHPGGSLSAVELLTALYFKVMRHRPTEPKWPERDRFILSKGHACPLLYSVMARSGYLPAEELTTLRKFGSCLQGHPSCLALPALEVSSGSLGQGLSIANGLALTAKMNGQGFRVYCLMGDGELQEGQVWEAVMSSAHYKLDNVCALVDYNGLQIDGDVENVMGLAPLAEKWRAFNWHAVEIDGHDYEQVLAAYDEAARTKGRPTVIIARTVKGKGVSFMENAAGWHGKAPNADELARALDDIYGKGLGQ
- a CDS encoding zinc ribbon domain-containing protein, whose protein sequence is MPIYEYSCTKCGKKVELLQKMGAQDAGAPCPACGENALKKQLSVTSPAQMAKGAAPACALPGQQGPCGGCCGGCH
- a CDS encoding transketolase family protein; translated protein: MSDKMLPTRDGYGHGLLALGAANPDVVVLDADLAKSTRSDWFAAKFPQRFFDMGIAEQDMVGTAAGMALGGKIPFATTYGVFLAGRAWDQIRTTVCYANLNVKIAGNHGGISVGADGATHQALEDIALMRVLPNMKVIVPCDAVEAKKATMAAAAVLGPCFLRFAREATPVFTAEDDGFEIGKAVTLRDGTDATIIACGPIVYEALLAREALQAKGVSVRVINMHTVKPLDEDAVLKAAAETGAIVTAEEHQIYGGLGGAVAETLVRHRPVPVAMVGVADTFGESGTPEELAVRYGLTAKDIVAAVTEVLARKRG
- a CDS encoding 2-oxoacid:acceptor oxidoreductase family protein translates to MEIVVAEERGEKMKEIRWHGRGGQGGFTAARLLGMAASLAEDYFVQAFPSFGPERRGAPVLAFTRIDTKPIHDHSKVYGCDYVVVLDESLLEVVDVFEGLKPGGEVLINSARDAGAFAGEGRRVHTIDATGIALAVLGQPVTSTPMFGAFVGATGLVALPAALAAVDEMLPADSRAKNREVVEWAYNELRRKIHA